Proteins encoded by one window of Candidatus Pelagibacter giovannonii:
- a CDS encoding DUF6321 domain-containing protein, whose product MARAISRNKKNYRPTKKGAGMTKAGVKAYRRANPGSKLKTAVTGKVKKGSAAAKRRKSYCARSLGQLKRSSAKTKNNPNSRIRQSRRRWKC is encoded by the coding sequence ATGGCAAGAGCAATTTCAAGAAACAAAAAAAATTACAGACCAACTAAAAAAGGTGCTGGAATGACAAAGGCTGGAGTGAAAGCTTATAGAAGAGCTAATCCAGGATCAAAATTAAAAACCGCAGTAACTGGTAAAGTTAAAAAAGGATCAGCTGCTGCTAAAAGAAGAAAATCATATTGTGCAAGATCTTTAGGACAACTGAAGAGATCTTCTGCAAAAACTAAAAATAATCCTAATTCAAGAATTAGACAATCAAGAAGAAGATGGAAATGTTAA